The nucleotide window AGGTGCCGAGCGAGCGGTCGTGCACCTGCGGGTTGTAGAAGGAATAGACCATGGACAGGCCGTCCGTGAGCACGTCCGTCAGCGCCACCGCCATGAGGTCGCCGGTGCCGCGGGGGATGATGCGGCTGTCCGGCCCGCGCTTGCGGTATTCCACGAGGCGGGTGTGGACATGGGTGTCCTCCACCATCATGGCGTAGTCCAGCACGCTCATGTCGGCCATGCCGCCGGTGCCGTGCCGGCCGGTGACATAGCTGCGGAACAGGGCGTATTGCTCGGAGGTGGGGGTAGCCGGTTTGATCTGGCCGATGAGGTCGGAATTGTCCGCCTGCACCCGGCGGAAGCTGCGGCCTGGAGTGAAGTCGTCCACGCAGATCCGCACCGAGACGCAGGCCTTGCAGCCCTCGCAGGCCGGGCGGTAGGCAATGGACTGGCTGCGCCGGAACCCGCCCTGGGTAAGCACGTCGTTGAGGCTGGCGGCCTTGTCGCCCACAAGGTGCGTGAACACCTTCCGCTCCTCCCGCCCCGGAAGGTACGGGCATGGGGAAGGGGCCGTCAGATAGAATTGCGGTGTATCGCGCGGATGCTCGCTCACGACGTCCTTGCCTCAAGAACACACAGCATCGCCGCTGTGTGGGACGAGGTCAAAGGCGAAGGTGCCCCTGTGGCCAAAATTCAGCGCCTGTACCGCAAGGCGTCCGCGCGGATGGCGTTGTTCACCACCACCGTGCCCACAAGGAAATCGTGCAGCAGCCGGCGCCGGTCGTTGAACAGGGCGACCAGCAGCACGAACGGAGTGAAGATGGAAACCGACACCCAGAAGCACACCGCATGCACCGCGCCGAGCACGCTATAGCAGGGCGCGCCGTACCATGTGCGCACCTCGATATCCATGAGTCGCATGCCGAGCGTCGCCGAGGCTGGGGAGCCGAGAGTGAGCGCGTTGTAGGCCAGCGCCACGATCACGAAGGTGGGCCAGATGAAGAAGAAGGCGATCCAGCTCAGGCCGAACGTCACCAGCCCCATCACCAGGACGAACAAATAGAAGAGCACCACCGCGCCCACGACGATCATGGCATCCACCATAAAGGCCATGAGCCGGCGGGAGAGCACGCCCTCGAAGAACTCCGGCTGCGCCACCGGATCAAAGGCATGGGGACGCGCACCGTCCGGATAGCCGTAGGGGGGCGGCTGGCGGGACGTGTCGCTGGTGTTGCTCATGGGTTGAAGACTCCTTCCGACACCTTCAGGTGGTGAAGGCCTCCCTGCAGCGCAAGATCACGGCATCACCAGTCCGCGCCGCCGGCGCACTTCACCAATCGGCGCCTCCGGCGCCCAGGCGCTGGACCGGCAGGCCCTCGCCCTCCAGCGCCTTCTGGATCAGCTCGGCATGGGCCTGGTCCCGGGTCTCCACGGTGAGGTCGAGCCGCGTGCCCTTGGCCGGCACGTCGAGGAAGGTGCGCCGGTGGTGCACCTCCAGGATGTTGGCCCCGAGCTTGCCGAGCAGCGTGGCGATGCGCCCCAGCATGCCAGGCCGGTCGAGGATGGTGAGGCGGAAGGAGACGATGCGCTCCTCCCGCTCCAGCTCGCGCAGCAGGATGCCGGCAATCATGCGCGGATCGATGTTGCCGCCGGAGACCACCAGCCCCACCGTCTTGCCGCGGAAGCGCTCGGGTTCGGCGAGGAGCGCGGCAAGGCCGGCGGCGCCGGCGCCTTCGGCCAAGGTCTTCTGGTGCATGAGGAAGGCGTTCACCGCCCGCTCCAGCGCGGTCTCGTCCACCAGCACCACGTGGGGTACCAGGCGCCGCACGATCTGCGAGGTGATGACACCCACGTCGCGCACCGCGATGCCCTCCGCCAGCGTCGGCCCGCCGCAGGGGCGCGCCTCTCCGGTCATGGCGGACCACATGGCGGGATAGAGCTGGGTCTCGACCCCCACCACCTGCGTCGCCGGCGAGCGCCCGGCGAAGGCCAGCGCCATGCCGGCGATCAGCCCGCCTCCGCCGATGGGCACCACCACGGCGTCGAAGGCCGGCCCGTCCTCCATCATCTCCAGCGCCAGCGAGCCCTGGCCGGCGATCACGTCCACGTCGTCATAGGGGTGGACGAAGATGCGCCCTTGCGCCTTGGAGATGCGCGTTGCCTCCTCGAAGGCGTCGGCGACCGTATCGCCGAACAGCACCACCTCGGCGCCGAAGGCTTCAGTGGCGGCCACCTTCACCTGGGGGGTGGTCTCCGGCATGACGATGAGGGTGGAAATCTTCAGCCGCGTACCGTGATAGGCCACCGCCTGGGCATGGTTGCCCGCCGACATGGCCACCACGCCCCGCCGCGCCTCCTCGGGGGTGAGGCGCGCCAGCTTCACCAGCGCGCCGCGCTCCTTGAACGAGGCGGTGACCTGGAGATTCTCATACTTCACGTACACATCCGCACCGGTGAGGGCGGACAGGCGCGGGGCGTGCAGGGTGGGCGTGTGCAATACCGCGCCGCTCACCAGCGCCCGCGCCGCCTCCACGTCCGCGAGGGTGACGGGCAGGTCGACGTTGAGGTCGAGGGGGCGGTCGCTGGAGGCGACGGCGGGGGCTGTCATCTTGTCTCTCCCGGCGCGGGCGCTTTGAGCATTTTCAAGCGAGGGGGACTCCGGTCCGCGTGACGAAAATGCGCAAGCTCGAAAAGCTGGAGCGTGAAGCGCTCTAGCCCTGCGCGGCCAGCCGCTCGGCAACGCGCGGCGCGAAATAGGTCAGGATGCCGTCGGCGCCGGCGCGCTTGAAGGCGAGCAGGCTCTCGGTGACGATGCGGTCACCGTCCACCCAGCCGTTGCGGATGGCGCCCTCGATCATCGCGTACTCGCCGGACACCTGATAGGCGAAGGTGGGCAGGCCGAAGGTCTCCTTGAGGCGGTAGACGATGTCGAGATAGGGCAGGCCCGGCTTCACCATGAGCATGTCGGCGCCTTCCTCCACGTCGAGGGCGGCCTCGCGGATGGCTTCCAGGCCGTTGCCGGGGTCCATCTGGTAGGTGCGCTTGTCGCCGGAAAGGGTCTTGGCGGTGCCGATGGCGTCGCGGAACGGGCCGTAGAAGGCGGACGCATACTTGGCAGCGTAGGACATGATCTGCACATCGGTGAAGCCCGCCGCGTCCAGCCCGGCGCGGATGGCGCCGATGCGGCCGTCCATCATGTCGGAGGGTGCGATCACGTCCGCCCCCGCCTGCGCCTGCACCACCGACTGCCGCACCAGGATTTCCACGGTCTCGTCATTGAGGATGCGCCCGTCCTCCAGCAGGCCGTCATGGCCGTGGCTGGTGAAAGGGTCCAGCGCCACGTCGGTGATCAGCCCGATCTCGGGGATCTCCGCCTTGATGGCGCGCAGGGTCTGGCAAACCAGGTTGTTGCTGTTCAGCGCCTCGCTGCCCAGGGGATCGCGCAGGCTCGGGTCCACATAGGGGAAGATGGCGATCGCGGGGATCTTCAGCTTGGCGGCCATCTCGGCCGCGCGGACCGCCTCGTCCACGGTCAGGCGCTCCACCCCCGGCATGGAGGGGATGGGGGCGCGGGTGGCGGTGCCGTTCATCACGAAGATCGGCCAGATCAGGTCGTCCACGGTGAGGGTGTTCTCACGCACCAGCCGCCGCGCCCAGTCGGTCTTGCGGTTGCGCCGGGGGCGGTGGACCAGGTCGAGGCCTTGGAGGTCGAGACCCTGGGTCCGGGCCAGCTCGGCTTCGGAAACGGGACGGATGCGGGGCGTGGTGAAGGCCATGATGCGCTCGTTGTTCAAGGGCGCCCGTCTGCGGGCGCGCGGGGATCCTTATACCCCCCCGGGCACTGACCGGCGAGGGGCGGGAATGCCGGGCAGGGATGTGAAGCCGCGCACGGTGGAGGTGCGCGCAGTCGCGTTGACGGTCCGCAGGGCCACGTCTAACCCTGCCCGGGGAACCGCTCAGCGGCAATCGGCGGCGAAGGGGAGAGGCGCAGTGACAACGGAACCTGAGGTTCTGCTGGAAGAGAAGGGCGCAGCCGGCATCATCACGCTCAACCGGCCCAAGGCGCTCAACGCCTTGAACCTTGCCATGGTGCGCGAGATCCTGCCGCGCCTTCGGGCCTGGGCGAAGGATCCCGCCATCACCCGCGTCATCATCAAGGGTGCCGGCGAAAAGGCCTTCTGCGCCGGCGGTGACGTACGCTCCATCTACGACCTGGGCCTCTCCGGCCGCGCCGAGGAAGCGCTCGGCTTCTTCCGCGAGGAATATGTCCTCAACGACTATATCGGCAGCTTTCCCAAGCCCTATGTGGCGCTGATCGACGGCATCTGCATGGGCGGCGGCTTCGGCCTCTCGGCCCATGGTGCGCACCGGGTGGCGGGCGACCGCTACCTGTTCGCCATGCCGGAGGTGAATATCGGCCTGTTCCCCGATGTGGGCGGCACCCATGTGCTGCCGCGCCTGCCCGGCGCCTTCGGCGTGTTCCTGGCCCTGACCGGGACGCGAATCCGCGCCGCCGAGGCTCATGCCTGCGGGCTCGCCACCGACGTGGTTCCCTCTGCCGCCTTCCCCGCATTGGAGGAGGCTCTCGTGGCAGGCGGCGACGTGGAGCGGATTCTCGCCGAGCATCGTATCGATCCGGGGCCGGGGACATTCGCCAGCCGCGCCGATTTCATCGCCGACACGTTCGGCCGCCCCGATGTGCCGGCCATCCTCGCCGCCCTCGATGACGCTGCGGTGGCCGGTGGGGAGCATGGGGAATTCGCCGCAGCCACCGCCCGCGAGGTGCGCCTGCGTTCCCCCACCAGCCTGTGCATCGCAATGGAGCAGATGCGCCGGGGCCGGGCGCTGGATCTTGGCGCCTGCCTGAAGCTGGAACTGCGCGTGGTGACGCGCGTCATGGCCGGCCACGACTTCTACGAGGGCGTGCGCGCGGTGCTGGTGGACCGCGACAATGCCCCGAAATGGCAGCCGTCAAAGCTCGAAGAGGTGGACAGCGCCGTCATTGCGGCGCATTTCGATCCCATCCCCAACGAACTGGAATTACTGGCACCGGGTGCATGAGCCATTACGATCCCATCGATGCCAGCGCCCGCGCCCAGTGGGAAAACCTGACGCCCTGGCGGCGGCGGCTGTTCCTGTTCCTGCGCGGCGTCGCTGCGTTCCTGCTCATCGAGGGAATCATCCATTGGGCGGTGATCCTCGGCATCGGTGACGGGCCGGAGAGCCGGTTCGAATCCATGCCCACGGCGGCGCAGGCGGCCATCATATGGGCCGCCATCGTCGATCCCATTGCCGGGGTCGGGCTGTGGCTTCGGGCGGGATGGGCGGTGGTACTGTGGCTCATCGCCACGCTGGCGCAGGTGGTGCTCGGCGCCTGGGCGCCGGCGGGCATGACACGGCTGCTGCTGTTCACCCTGGTGGAACTGGCGCTGGTGGTGGCCTATGCGGTGCTCTCCATCCGCGCCGCGCGCGAGAGCGATCAGGACTGACCGACTTTATACCATCGGCATCGGTCGTTGACCGATGCCGAGTGGGTTTCGCTCAGGAGCCGCGCGGGCTTTACCAAAGGCCCGTGAGCCAAGCTCAAGGGCCTTTGGTATTACTCCCCGGAATGCACGGAGACGGAACCATGAGCGCGACCCTCTGGGCCGAGATGGACGACTATATCGTCGAGCGCCTGCTGCCGGCGGACCCCGTGCTGGACGAGGCGCTCGCGGCCTCCGCCAAGGCCGGGCTGCCGGCCATCTCCGTGTCGGCAGCGCAGGGGCAGATGCTGCATCTCTTCGCCCGCATGATCGGGGCGAGGCGCATCCTGGAGATCGGCACCCTGGGCGGCTACAGCGCCATCTTCCTCGCCCGCGCCTTGCCGGCGGATGGCAAACTGGTGACGCTGGAATTCGAGCCGCGCCATGCCGAAGTGGCGCGCGCAAACCTCGCCCGTGCCGGCCTTTCCGACAAGGTTGACCTGCGCGTGGGCCGGGCCATCGACACCCTGCCCAAGCTGGAAGCGGAAGGGCAGGGGCCGTTCGACCTCATCTTCATCGACGCCGACAAGCCCAGCAATCCGGACTATCTCCATTGGGCGCTGAGGCTGTCGCGTCCGGGCACGGTCATCATCTGCGACAATGTGGTGCGCAGCGGCAAGGTGCTGGATTCCGAAAGCAGTGACGCCAACGTCATCGGCGTGCGACGCTTGTTCGACCTCGCGGGCGCCGACCCGCGCCTGTCCTCCACCGCGGTCCAGACCGTGGGCGCCAAGGGCTATGACGGCTTCGCGCTGCTGCTGGTGGAGTAAACCCAGAAAAAGGGCGCCGGAAGACTCGGTCCCGGCGCCTCGTCCTCAGGACCAGCTGCCGAGATAGGCCAGCGTGGCGATGATCAGGATGATCGCGACGAGAATCCAATGCCGTGCGGCGACTTTGTGCAGGATCATGGCGCTGCTCAGTCGTCGTTTGAGGCGTTGAGGTCTTCGGTGCGCAGGCCTTCGCCCTTCTGCACCAGCTGCACGCCGATGCTGCCGCCGTTGAGGAATGCCACGCCTTCCGCCGCCAGCACGTTGCAGAGGCGGGCGCGGGTCGAGGCCAGCTCGTCGAGCACGCCCGAATCCTGCTCCACCACCTTCACCGTCGGAGCGGTGACGCCGGTGCGGTCCGCCAGTTCGCTGCGCGACCAGCCGAGCAGGGCCCGCGCGGCCTTGATCTGGCGTCCGCTCACCAAGGAATACGGCAACAGTCCTCTCCCCTTTCACGCCGGTCCAGATGGGTCGCCCATCCACCGGCCGCGCCCGTTCGGCGCATGAGCAAAGAGCCCCCGGAGGCATCAGCCGGTCCGGGATCTCCTGCAAGAGGGGGAAGATGGCACGCCCTCAGGCCGCCCACAACGCTCGGGAGGGGCTGTGCACGGGCAGGCTTGATCAGAACTTCTCGACCCAGGGGCGCAGTTCCATCTCAGCCGTCCAGGCCGAGCGGTGCTGGCGATGCACGGCCAGATAGGTCTCGGCGATGGCGGCGGGATCGAGCCATTTGTCCGGCGGCCCGGCCTCTCCCTGCGTCGCCCACGACGAGGAGATGCCGCCGTCGATGATGAAATGGGCCACGTGAATGCCGCGCGGCCCCAGCTCCCGGGCGAGGCCCTGGGCGAGGGCGCGCAGGGCGAACTTGGCCATGGCGAACGGCACCGAGTGGGGCATGGCCTTCACGCTGGCGGTGGCGCCGGTGAAGAAGATGGAGCCGCTGCCGCGCTGGAGCATGCGCCGCGCCGCCGCCTGGGCGGTGACGAAACCGGCAAAGGCGCCCACCGCATAGGCGTCCATCACGTCCGCCGGGTCCAGCACCTCGATGGGGCCGCGATAGCGCATGGCGGCATTGAAGACCACGAGATCGGGCGGCCCGAAAGTGCGGTCCACCTCGGCGAACATGGCCTCGATGGCCTGCGGGCTCTGCGCGTCGGCAGATATGGCCTGGCCGCCGGTTTCCGCCACGAGGGGCGCAAGCTTCGCCACGTCGCGGGCCACGAGCACGACGCGAAAGCCATCCTTGGCGAGGCGGCGGGCGAGGGCGGCGCTGAGGCCCTTGCCGGCACCGACAATAACGGCGGTTTCCTGTGTCACGGATCAAACTCCGGCTTGCGACCGCTCCACCCGCGAGCGGTGCGCTCCCGGCGGGGATGGCCTCAGCATCCATCATCTTACGGATCAACCGGCCCGGCGGTTACAGCCGGCGGGGCCGGCCCCCGGCTCAGGGGGCCGCGAACAGGGGCGTGACGCCTTCGGTGTCGATATAGACGACGCCGTCCTCGACCTTCACCGGATACTGCGCGAGCGGGCATTCCTGCGGCTCG belongs to Xanthobacter autotrophicus Py2 and includes:
- a CDS encoding Arginyltransferase (PFAM: Arginine-tRNA-protein transferase domain protein~KEGG: bja:blr5039 arginyl-tRNA--protein transferase), whose translation is MSEHPRDTPQFYLTAPSPCPYLPGREERKVFTHLVGDKAASLNDVLTQGGFRRSQSIAYRPACEGCKACVSVRICVDDFTPGRSFRRVQADNSDLIGQIKPATPTSEQYALFRSYVTGRHGTGGMADMSVLDYAMMVEDTHVHTRLVEYRKRGPDSRIIPRGTGDLMAVALTDVLTDGLSMVYSFYNPQVHDRSLGTFLILDHITRARQMGLPYVYLGYWVQGSRKMDYKRRYLPQERLTPHGWERVEK
- a CDS encoding RDD domain containing protein (PFAM: RDD domain containing protein~KEGG: bbt:BBta_4656 putative membrane protein of unknown function); translation: MSNTSDTSRQPPPYGYPDGARPHAFDPVAQPEFFEGVLSRRLMAFMVDAMIVVGAVVLFYLFVLVMGLVTFGLSWIAFFFIWPTFVIVALAYNALTLGSPASATLGMRLMDIEVRTWYGAPCYSVLGAVHAVCFWVSVSIFTPFVLLVALFNDRRRLLHDFLVGTVVVNNAIRADALRYRR
- a CDS encoding threonine dehydratase (TIGRFAM: threonine dehydratase~PFAM: Pyridoxal-5'-phosphate-dependent protein beta subunit; amino acid-binding ACT domain protein~KEGG: hne:HNE_0171 threonine dehydratase), whose amino-acid sequence is MTAPAVASSDRPLDLNVDLPVTLADVEAARALVSGAVLHTPTLHAPRLSALTGADVYVKYENLQVTASFKERGALVKLARLTPEEARRGVVAMSAGNHAQAVAYHGTRLKISTLIVMPETTPQVKVAATEAFGAEVVLFGDTVADAFEEATRISKAQGRIFVHPYDDVDVIAGQGSLALEMMEDGPAFDAVVVPIGGGGLIAGMALAFAGRSPATQVVGVETQLYPAMWSAMTGEARPCGGPTLAEGIAVRDVGVITSQIVRRLVPHVVLVDETALERAVNAFLMHQKTLAEGAGAAGLAALLAEPERFRGKTVGLVVSGGNIDPRMIAGILLRELEREERIVSFRLTILDRPGMLGRIATLLGKLGANILEVHHRRTFLDVPAKGTRLDLTVETRDQAHAELIQKALEGEGLPVQRLGAGGADW
- a CDS encoding Porphobilinogen synthase (PFAM: delta-aminolevulinic acid dehydratase~KEGG: rpe:RPE_3009 porphobilinogen synthase) encodes the protein MNNERIMAFTTPRIRPVSEAELARTQGLDLQGLDLVHRPRRNRKTDWARRLVRENTLTVDDLIWPIFVMNGTATRAPIPSMPGVERLTVDEAVRAAEMAAKLKIPAIAIFPYVDPSLRDPLGSEALNSNNLVCQTLRAIKAEIPEIGLITDVALDPFTSHGHDGLLEDGRILNDETVEILVRQSVVQAQAGADVIAPSDMMDGRIGAIRAGLDAAGFTDVQIMSYAAKYASAFYGPFRDAIGTAKTLSGDKRTYQMDPGNGLEAIREAALDVEEGADMLMVKPGLPYLDIVYRLKETFGLPTFAYQVSGEYAMIEGAIRNGWVDGDRIVTESLLAFKRAGADGILTYFAPRVAERLAAQG
- a CDS encoding Enoyl-CoA hydratase/isomerase (PFAM: Enoyl-CoA hydratase/isomerase~KEGG: mag:amb3583 enoyl-CoA hydratase/carnithine racemase), translating into MTTEPEVLLEEKGAAGIITLNRPKALNALNLAMVREILPRLRAWAKDPAITRVIIKGAGEKAFCAGGDVRSIYDLGLSGRAEEALGFFREEYVLNDYIGSFPKPYVALIDGICMGGGFGLSAHGAHRVAGDRYLFAMPEVNIGLFPDVGGTHVLPRLPGAFGVFLALTGTRIRAAEAHACGLATDVVPSAAFPALEEALVAGGDVERILAEHRIDPGPGTFASRADFIADTFGRPDVPAILAALDDAAVAGGEHGEFAAATAREVRLRSPTSLCIAMEQMRRGRALDLGACLKLELRVVTRVMAGHDFYEGVRAVLVDRDNAPKWQPSKLEEVDSAVIAAHFDPIPNELELLAPGA
- a CDS encoding conserved hypothetical protein (KEGG: rpc:RPC_2652 hypothetical protein); protein product: MSHYDPIDASARAQWENLTPWRRRLFLFLRGVAAFLLIEGIIHWAVILGIGDGPESRFESMPTAAQAAIIWAAIVDPIAGVGLWLRAGWAVVLWLIATLAQVVLGAWAPAGMTRLLLFTLVELALVVAYAVLSIRAARESDQD
- a CDS encoding O-methyltransferase family 3 (PFAM: O-methyltransferase family 3~KEGG: mlo:mlr0279 O-methyltransferase) — translated: MSATLWAEMDDYIVERLLPADPVLDEALAASAKAGLPAISVSAAQGQMLHLFARMIGARRILEIGTLGGYSAIFLARALPADGKLVTLEFEPRHAEVARANLARAGLSDKVDLRVGRAIDTLPKLEAEGQGPFDLIFIDADKPSNPDYLHWALRLSRPGTVIICDNVVRSGKVLDSESSDANVIGVRRLFDLAGADPRLSSTAVQTVGAKGYDGFALLLVE
- a CDS encoding putative transcriptional regulator, XRE family (KEGG: rsq:Rsph17025_0132 putative transcriptional regulator, XRE family), yielding MPYSLVSGRQIKAARALLGWSRSELADRTGVTAPTVKVVEQDSGVLDELASTRARLCNVLAAEGVAFLNGGSIGVQLVQKGEGLRTEDLNASNDD
- a CDS encoding short-chain dehydrogenase/reductase SDR (PFAM: short-chain dehydrogenase/reductase SDR~KEGG: mlo:mlr6893 probable oxidoreductase), whose protein sequence is MTQETAVIVGAGKGLSAALARRLAKDGFRVVLVARDVAKLAPLVAETGGQAISADAQSPQAIEAMFAEVDRTFGPPDLVVFNAAMRYRGPIEVLDPADVMDAYAVGAFAGFVTAQAAARRMLQRGSGSIFFTGATASVKAMPHSVPFAMAKFALRALAQGLARELGPRGIHVAHFIIDGGISSSWATQGEAGPPDKWLDPAAIAETYLAVHRQHRSAWTAEMELRPWVEKF